From a region of the Solanum stenotomum isolate F172 chromosome 2, ASM1918654v1, whole genome shotgun sequence genome:
- the LOC125855756 gene encoding uncharacterized protein LOC125855756, producing the protein MGAFEFDKSRKVIGVPRFAQKSDTSPFESRKAKKVFEVAQGAKETETSILFEFDKAKKVTEVSRQDQRSLFESRKAKKVVEVVQDVEGIETSPCETERTKNVRGTNICKNVLRLRPGEKLKVTFYQNQVVGQNHTSFTRHLGLIVHDRNMCPLRVHSWMDIEENKLEHMWAVVTEKFDSDDMNDQKDNVLQHMRKLWNNWRGSLHKNVKSKSLHEVLKDVPMGVEKSDWEWLVKEYFLSEKYKDCDNFSWCVVNARRKYKKLSQ; encoded by the exons ATGG GTGCGTTTGAATTTGATAAGTCAAGAAAAGTGATTGGAGTGCCTCGATTTGCTCAAAAAAGTGATacta GTCCATTTGAATCTAGAAAAGCAAAAAAAGTGTTTGAAGTGGCTCAAGGTGCTAAGGAAACTGAAACCAgtat TCTGTTTGAATTTGACAAGGCTAAAAAAGTGACTGAAGTGTCTCGGCAAGATCAAAGAA GTTTGTTTGAATCTAGAAAAGCAAAAAAAGTGGTTGAAGTGGTACAAGATGTTGAAGGAATTGAAACTA GTCCATGTGAAACAGAAAGGACAAAGAATGTGAGGGGAACAAATATTTGTAAGAATGTTTTGCGATTGAGACCTggagaaaaattaaaagtcaCTTTCTATCAAAATCAAGTCGTCGGGCAGAATCACACCTCATTTACGAGACACTTGGGTTTGATAGTTCATGATCGTAATATGTGTCCACTCCGGGTACACTCATGGATGGACATTGAAGAGAATAAGCTTGAGCACATGTGGGCAGTTGTTACT gaGAAGTTTGACAGTGATGACATGAATGATCAAAAAGATAATGTTTTGCAACATATGAGAAAGCTTTGGAATAACTGGCGAGGATCATTGCACAAGAATGTGAAATCTAAATCATTGCACGAGGTTCTTAAAGATGTGCCGATGGGAGTAGAGAAGAGTGATTGGGAATGGTTGGTCAAGGAATATTTTTTATCTGAGAAATATAAG GATTGTGATAATTTCAGTTGGTGTGTTGTTAATGCAAGACGCAAGTACAAGAAACTCAGTCAATAG
- the LOC125855757 gene encoding uncharacterized protein LOC125855757, with the protein MTYFLIVKGGKDGNPPNMTTIFFETRKKGNELVEPETVEKYAEIHELVQSEPSLTNIEVVERCFGPQCKSHVVGFGGGITTKELKGGTTSKAALWEELKTTQKEKESLQKCMDILESKYEHLENIVIRQSSSVPSIPSVVL; encoded by the exons atgacttattttttaatCGTGAAGGGAGGCAAAGATGGTAATCCACCAAACATGACAACTATTTTCTTTGAGACACGTAAGAAGGGAAATGAGCTTGTCGAACCTGAAACCGTTGAAAAATAT GCTGAAATTCACGAGCTTGTACAATCTGAACCATCTCTTACTAATATTGAGGTAGTGGAAAGGTGCTTTGGACCTCAATGCAAAAGTCACGTAGTTGGATTTGGTGGTGGAATAACAACTAAGGAGTTAAAAGGCGGTACCACCTCAAAGGCTGCATTGTGGGAAGAGctgaaaacaactcaaaaagaaaaggaatcaCTACAAAAATGCATGGATATTCTAGAGAGTAAATATGAACACCTTGAAAATATAGTGATACGTCAGTCTTCATCAGTTCCATCAATTCCATCAG TTGTGCTATGA